A region from the Aquimarina sp. ERC-38 genome encodes:
- a CDS encoding DUF3810 domain-containing protein translates to MQDKTKILLTLLLPVQIIGIQLISFFPKFIEDYYSNGLYLYISRGLRYTFGWIPFSFGDIGYFIFIIFIIRFIYKQFKTKPFSWKKLVIEIGSTLSVVYFMFHILWGLNYYRQPMHKILDIDDTYTEAELIQVAKYFIEKSNQIHQQLQPDDSLAVEIPYTKDEIFDKTIAAYQNLVKKYPFQSYQPASIKKSMLSLPLTYMGFSGYLNPITNEGQVNSLILNYKTPTTTCHEEAHQIGFAKENEANFIGALAALNSDDLYFRYSGVTFALKFCLNDLYRRDEQKAICLIEQNLRHGVRMNYRAVNEFWEAYRNPIEPLFKESYDSYLKANNQPDGMETYSYVSALLVNYFKGKEVLDF, encoded by the coding sequence ATGCAAGATAAAACGAAAATCTTACTTACCCTACTCCTACCCGTTCAAATTATAGGGATACAACTGATTTCGTTCTTCCCGAAATTTATTGAAGATTATTACAGCAATGGTCTCTATTTGTATATATCCCGAGGACTTCGTTACACCTTTGGATGGATTCCCTTTTCCTTTGGGGATATCGGATATTTTATATTTATCATCTTTATCATTCGTTTTATTTATAAGCAATTTAAAACAAAGCCGTTTTCCTGGAAAAAGTTAGTCATAGAAATCGGAAGTACCTTGTCCGTGGTCTATTTTATGTTTCACATCCTATGGGGATTGAATTACTACCGGCAACCTATGCATAAAATTTTGGATATTGACGATACCTATACAGAAGCAGAACTAATACAGGTAGCCAAATATTTTATTGAGAAATCTAACCAAATCCACCAACAACTACAACCTGATGACTCGCTAGCAGTTGAAATTCCTTATACTAAAGACGAGATTTTTGATAAAACTATTGCTGCTTATCAAAATCTGGTAAAAAAATACCCTTTTCAATCTTATCAACCAGCGAGCATTAAAAAATCCATGTTAAGCCTACCCTTAACTTATATGGGGTTTAGTGGATATCTCAACCCAATTACAAATGAAGGACAGGTCAATTCCTTAATTTTAAATTATAAAACACCTACCACCACCTGCCATGAGGAAGCGCATCAAATAGGATTTGCTAAAGAGAATGAAGCTAATTTTATCGGAGCATTGGCAGCATTGAATTCGGATGATCTATACTTTCGATATAGCGGTGTGACCTTTGCCCTTAAGTTTTGCTTAAACGATTTGTACCGTCGCGACGAACAAAAGGCAATCTGTCTTATCGAACAAAACTTACGTCACGGAGTACGGATGAATTATAGGGCAGTAAACGAATTTTGGGAAGCATATCGCAATCCTATAGAACCACTTTTTAAAGAAAGTTATGATTCGTATCTTAAAGCCAATAACCAACCGGACGGGATGGAAACCTATAGTTATGTTTCCGCTTTGTTAGTGAATTATTTTAAGGGAAAAGAGGTATTGGATTTTTAA
- a CDS encoding GNAT family N-acetyltransferase, producing the protein MNTNLQIRPMIPQDWKAVKRIYKIGMESGKATFETKVPDWEQWDQKHLDIGRLVAILDQKVVGWIALSATSTRQVYFGVAEISVYIDPDFRKRGIARKLLEEVIKVSEEEGFWTLQSSIFRENHASYQLHKSLGFREIGYREKVAKRDGVWKDNILLERRSNVIGLD; encoded by the coding sequence ATGAACACTAATTTACAGATTCGACCTATGATTCCACAAGACTGGAAAGCTGTAAAGCGTATTTATAAAATAGGAATGGAATCCGGTAAGGCAACTTTTGAAACCAAAGTGCCGGATTGGGAACAATGGGATCAAAAACATCTGGATATTGGTAGATTAGTAGCCATACTTGACCAAAAGGTAGTAGGTTGGATTGCCCTAAGTGCCACTTCTACCCGTCAAGTATATTTCGGCGTAGCTGAAATAAGCGTTTATATCGATCCTGATTTTAGAAAACGAGGTATTGCCAGAAAGTTACTGGAAGAAGTTATTAAAGTAAGCGAGGAAGAAGGTTTTTGGACCTTACAATCCAGCATATTTAGAGAAAATCATGCCAGCTATCAGTTACATAAAAGTTTAGGTTTTAGAGAAATTGGGTACCGTGAGAAAGTTGCAAAGCGGGACGGAGTTTGGAAAGATAATATTTTACTTGAACGTAGAAGTAATGTAATTGGTTTGGATTAG